Genomic DNA from Pseudomonas fitomaticsae:
CTGCGGTTGAGCCGCGCGCCACCGTCACGGGTCAGCGGCGCCCACACCAGGTTGGCGCGGCGCATGGTCGACATGCTCATCATTTCGTCGAACGGAATCGACAGGTACAGCCCCTTGTCGAAACTACCCTCGCCATACTCGGCGCTGCCGGCGGTGGTGATGGTCGCCCAGGCGCCAAAGCGTACGCCATTGGAAAACTCGCGGGAGATATCCACCGTGCCGCCAAAGTCGCCCGCCAGGTAACGCCCGACGCTGACCGCTGCCAGCGTTTCGTAAGGCAGGTCGGTATAGCCGGTGATGTGGCCGGTCCAGACCGAGTAATCCTGCAGGCCGAAACCCTGGTCGAATTCACGCTGACGCACGTAGTTCAGATCCGCACCGATCGACCAGCGCTTGCCGGTCGGACGAAACAGCACCTCGCCCCCGACCCCGGCGAACATCGACTCCAGATAACCGCCGTAGACCATGCCGTACAAATCCTTGTCCAGTTGCTCGGCGTGGCTGACCTGGAACAGCGGCATGGTGGTGTCCGACGTGGTCAGGTACTGACGCAAGTCGGTGCGCACACGCGGCAGGCCGCTGGGCGCGTCGTAGGTGAATTTGTCGAAGTTGTTGATCAGGTTCTGACTGAGCAAACCGTTCCACCAGGTGTTGCGGTTGAAGCGGTACTCGGCGTCCAGGTCGGCAGTGAACTGATAGAGCAAACCATCGGGACCGCCGACGTTCTGCTTGAAGCCCAGGCCGACGCCGTAATTGAAGTGCTGCGGCGCTTCGGTGTAGAGGGTTTTCTCGTTGCGCGGCATCGCCGGGTTGATCTCGGTGGTGCGGTGCAGCGACTCCAGCGGCTCCTCGTTGTTGAGCACTTCGCGGAAGGTCTGCCGGGGCACGCTGGTTTCTTCCAGCGGCAGGTCATAGCGCTTGTTGACCACGGTGAACCAGTCGATGTCGTCGTTGACGCTGTTGTCGAGAATCCGGCTCGCGCGGCCGACAGCCTTGGGCGAATGGAAATAGCGCTGCTGCTCGCCGTACACGATCAGTTCGGAATCGCGCTGAGTAATGCGCTCGACCTTGTAGCCGGCGTTCTGCTGCAAGCGGCGCGATACGTCGGCCCAGTTGACCTCCTCCATCGTCGTGGCCGGCGCCTTCGCCGGCAGCGGTTCGGCCGGTGGGTCGAAGGTCTTGGCCGGGGCCTTGCGACTGACGAAGTTGGTGTGAAACGTGACACCGAACATCGCC
This window encodes:
- a CDS encoding YjbH domain-containing protein, with translation MNLRFAAVLLLPCGLVHAEPRITQNDFGGVGLLQTPTARMSPAGELSVNANRTEPYSRYSVSLQPLDWLEGSFRYTAITNRPYGSEALSGSQSYKDKAVDAKVRLWQESHWAPEVALGFRDIGGTGLFASEFFVANKRYDNFDFSAGIAWGYIGNRGDFDNPLGWASDRFKTRPDLEGTGDVNAGSYFRGKPAFFGGVSYQTPWDRLSLKLEYEGNDYKHEPKDNIIKQDSPINLGAVFKVTDSLDLSAAWERGNTAMFGVTFHTNFVSRKAPAKTFDPPAEPLPAKAPATTMEEVNWADVSRRLQQNAGYKVERITQRDSELIVYGEQQRYFHSPKAVGRASRILDNSVNDDIDWFTVVNKRYDLPLEETSVPRQTFREVLNNEEPLESLHRTTEINPAMPRNEKTLYTEAPQHFNYGVGLGFKQNVGGPDGLLYQFTADLDAEYRFNRNTWWNGLLSQNLINNFDKFTYDAPSGLPRVRTDLRQYLTTSDTTMPLFQVSHAEQLDKDLYGMVYGGYLESMFAGVGGEVLFRPTGKRWSIGADLNYVRQREFDQGFGLQDYSVWTGHITGYTDLPYETLAAVSVGRYLAGDFGGTVDISREFSNGVRFGAWATITTAGSAEYGEGSFDKGLYLSIPFDEMMSMSTMRRANLVWAPLTRDGGARLNRSFQLHSMTDSREGDMFYRNFGKITE